The following proteins are co-located in the Chlorocebus sabaeus isolate Y175 chromosome 21, mChlSab1.0.hap1, whole genome shotgun sequence genome:
- the MYL7 gene encoding myosin regulatory light chain 2, atrial isoform, whose protein sequence is MASRKAGTRGKVAATKQAQRGSSNVFSMFEQAQIQEFKEAFSCIDQNRDGIICKADLRETYSQLGKVSVPEEELDAMLQEGKGPINFTVFLTLFGEKLNGTDPEEAILSAFRMFDPSGKGVVNKEEFKQLLLTQADKFSPAEVEQMFALTPMDLAGNIDYKSLCYIITHGDEKEE, encoded by the exons ATG GCCAGCAGGAAGGCGGGGACCCGAGGCAAAGTGGCGGCCACCAAGCAGGCCCAACGTGGTTCTTCCAACGTCTTTTCCATGTTTGAACAAGCCCagatccaggagttcaaggaa GCCTTCAGCTGTATCGACCAGAATCGTGATGGCATCATCTGCAAGGCAGACCTGAGGGAGACCTACTCCCAGCTGG ggAAGGTGAGTGTCCCAGAGGAGGAGCTGGACGCCATGCTGCAGGAGGGCAAGGGTCCCATCAACTTCACCGTCTTCCTCACGCTCTTTGGGGAGAAGCTCAATG ggacAGACCCCGAGGAAGCCATCCTGAGTGCCTTCCGCATGTTTGACCCCAGTGGCAAAGGGGTGGTGAACAAGGAAGA GTTTAAGCAGCTTCTCCTGACCCAGGCAGACAAGTTCTCTCCAGCTGAG GTGGAGCAGATGTTCGCCCTGACACCCATGGACCTGGCGGGGAACATCGACTACAAGTCACTGTGCTACATCATCACCCATGGAGACGAGAAAGAGGAATga
- the GCK gene encoding hexokinase-4 isoform X6, with amino-acid sequence MCSAGLAGVINRMRESRSEDVMRITVGVDGSVYKLHPSFKEQFHASVRRLTPSCEITFIESEEGSGRGAALVSAVACKKACMLGQ; translated from the exons ATGTGCTCGGCGGGGCTGGCGGGCGTCATCAACCGCATGCGCGAGAGCCGCAGCGAGGATGTAATGCGCATCACTGTGGGCGTGGATGGCTCCGTGTACAAGCTGCACCCCAG CTTCAAGGAGCAGTTCCACGCTAGCGTGCGCAGGCTGACGCCCAGCTGCGAGATCACCTTCATCGAGTCggaggagggcagtggccggGGCGCGGCCCTGGTCTCGGCGGTGGCCTGTAAGAAGGCCTGCATGCTGGGCCAGTGA